A part of Paenibacillus sp. IHBB 10380 genomic DNA contains:
- a CDS encoding DUF4183 domain-containing protein: MAGRENNNKKTVKKNKVKTKDSPKHRPNSSVKICTRRISKKPKPKPKPKPKPKSQIMVKGGLICCKVVKPRCRLRIQNSQGPQGPQGPQGPQGRQGMRGDQGPAGLQGQQGIAGATGSQGNEGPIGPEGIAGVTGSVGAQGPQGIQGFAGIQGPQGIPGPSGPTGPPGSISAISIIPSAQRYFYFATSDIKSPIVIQANQFFDDEGNLSDSFMGIGLNSYSNVTINGILQESSLYILTENTLNLNVNVNGDIIYSGTPIILEIVQFVAQIIS, translated from the coding sequence TTGGCAGGTCGTGAGAACAATAACAAAAAAACAGTAAAAAAAAATAAAGTGAAAACTAAAGATAGTCCTAAGCATCGACCAAATAGTAGCGTGAAGATATGTACTAGGAGAATCTCAAAAAAACCAAAACCAAAACCAAAACCAAAACCAAAACCAAAATCACAAATAATGGTAAAAGGTGGGCTCATCTGCTGTAAAGTAGTTAAACCTAGATGTAGGTTAAGGATTCAAAATTCTCAAGGACCTCAAGGACCTCAAGGACCTCAAGGACCTCAGGGACGTCAGGGTATGAGAGGAGATCAAGGTCCAGCAGGATTGCAAGGTCAACAAGGGATTGCAGGAGCTACTGGCTCTCAAGGAAATGAAGGACCTATAGGTCCTGAGGGAATCGCTGGGGTTACGGGTTCTGTAGGAGCTCAGGGCCCACAAGGCATTCAAGGTTTCGCAGGGATACAAGGTCCACAAGGTATTCCGGGTCCTTCGGGTCCTACAGGGCCACCGGGTTCGATATCGGCAATCTCCATTATTCCTAGTGCGCAAAGATATTTTTATTTTGCTACTTCCGATATTAAGTCACCCATAGTCATCCAAGCTAATCAATTCTTTGACGATGAGGGAAATTTAAGCGATAGTTTTATGGGCATTGGCCTGAATAGTTATTCAAATGTAACTATTAATGGGATTTTACAAGAGAGCAGCTTATACATTCTAACTGAAAATACTTTGAATCTGAATGTGAATGTGAATGGAGATATTATTTATTCAGGTACGCCAATTATTCTGGAAATTGTTCAATTTGTGGCACAGATCATTTCATAA
- a CDS encoding ATP-binding cassette domain-containing protein, translated as MKWSKAVGGTILTVFIAVAIFGPSVTLYGPFALSGERFLTPSKEHWLGTNMLGQDVFSGFVHGARTTLFVGLFVSLLSTFLSGFLGLLSGYLKKLDLILNSFANMLLVLPSLLLILIVASFTGGGIWQLIFTLGLLTWPAYMRLIRASVLSLKEREFVKSAQLFQGNTLYILRKHVLPFIWPLLRTKFVMSFRQAVVMEASLSFIGIGDPNVPSWGKMLQQAFGSGETWMTNVWQWTVLPPVVGILLVTVGLALLGETSDSHKKVVKAARNKIKTDPKPIWTASAAIVCDQLSVTYGDRPIVHPMSFSVAAGSVTVLIGESGSGKTTLAKAIYGLLLEGEVKGDVYIGGKHIYDSVGKERMQRWVDAAYIFQDPRTSFNPLLTIGKQFIEAIPEKQSAHDKKMRAVQGLQEVQLDERVLDCYPHELSGGMLSRALIALALINKPEVLIADEPTGALDPIVKREILELLVAKVREHGMTLLLITHDMLAAKHVANNIMVLQHGKVIDYSINEDWSQSKKDIGINGPSEERIAEEIGC; from the coding sequence ATGAAATGGAGCAAAGCAGTAGGAGGAACCATTCTGACTGTGTTTATAGCAGTAGCCATATTCGGACCATCGGTAACTTTATATGGACCGTTTGCCCTGAGTGGTGAGCGTTTCTTGACGCCTTCTAAAGAACATTGGTTAGGTACTAACATGCTAGGACAGGATGTGTTCAGTGGATTTGTTCATGGGGCACGCACAACGTTATTTGTTGGATTGTTCGTATCACTACTAAGTACGTTCTTAAGCGGCTTTCTGGGTTTACTGTCGGGTTACCTGAAGAAGCTCGATCTGATCCTCAACTCGTTTGCCAATATGTTGTTAGTGCTTCCTTCACTACTGCTTATTCTAATTGTGGCCTCTTTCACCGGTGGGGGCATATGGCAACTGATCTTTACACTGGGTCTGCTAACATGGCCGGCATATATGCGCTTAATTCGTGCATCGGTATTGTCTTTGAAGGAACGAGAATTTGTGAAATCGGCGCAACTGTTTCAAGGGAATACGTTGTATATTCTACGTAAACATGTGCTCCCTTTCATATGGCCCCTTCTGCGAACAAAATTTGTGATGTCATTCAGACAAGCTGTTGTCATGGAGGCAAGTCTTTCATTTATCGGTATCGGCGATCCGAATGTTCCTTCATGGGGGAAAATGCTCCAGCAAGCGTTCGGAAGTGGTGAAACCTGGATGACCAATGTATGGCAGTGGACAGTACTTCCACCAGTAGTGGGAATATTATTAGTTACTGTCGGCTTGGCATTATTGGGAGAAACCAGTGATTCTCATAAGAAGGTAGTAAAGGCAGCAAGAAATAAGATAAAGACAGACCCGAAGCCAATATGGACTGCAAGTGCAGCTATTGTATGTGATCAACTGAGTGTAACGTATGGGGATCGTCCGATCGTGCATCCCATGTCATTCTCTGTAGCTGCTGGAAGTGTTACCGTGTTGATAGGTGAGTCGGGATCGGGCAAAACAACACTAGCAAAAGCGATTTACGGATTATTGCTGGAGGGTGAGGTAAAGGGAGATGTCTATATTGGAGGGAAGCATATATATGACAGTGTAGGTAAGGAACGCATGCAACGGTGGGTGGATGCGGCTTACATATTCCAGGATCCTAGAACTAGCTTCAATCCGCTTCTAACGATCGGTAAGCAGTTTATAGAGGCTATTCCTGAGAAACAATCAGCTCATGATAAAAAAATGCGGGCTGTTCAAGGATTGCAGGAGGTACAGCTTGACGAGAGGGTACTAGACTGCTATCCGCACGAACTCAGTGGCGGGATGTTAAGTCGGGCTTTGATCGCACTTGCACTGATTAACAAACCTGAGGTGCTGATTGCAGACGAACCAACAGGGGCGCTAGATCCGATTGTGAAGCGGGAAATCTTAGAGCTGCTCGTGGCTAAAGTCAGGGAGCATGGAATGACATTGCTACTAATTACTCATGATATGTTAGCTGCTAAGCATGTTGCCAATAATATCATGGTACTCCAGCATGGAAAGGTGATTGATTATTCTATTAATGAAGACTGGTCTCAGAGTAAGAAAGATATCGGTATAAATGGGCCATCAGAAGAAAGAATAGCGGAGGAAATAGGATGTTGA
- a CDS encoding ABC transporter substrate-binding protein, with translation MINRNKFSLLILFCIVAIVTGCSSNGKTSEVQQVTTEVTTTADTIKDTSATSDPISRLRMSWGNSGYPSPFAFSSSGPGGFLRNSFLFDTLTWKDENGVIPWLAKSWSISEDGLQYTFELEENVLWHDGNSLTADDVVFSFEYYQIHPFMWTGDISQIQSVTAIDDHKVQFTLNNGYAPFLSDLVGIVPIIPKHVWTNVESPLDFRDPSALVGTGPYTLKQYDEKSGQYLFNANDHYFKGKVLVKEVAYLNPENKILALQKGEIDTAMLTNYSEVQQLQKEGFDVIKSAPTGSALRLTFNLDHPQLKDKRLRQAMAYALDRAEMARKISGGDPIVGNAGIIPPDSPWYNSSVKQYEYNITEAERILDELGYAKNANGERDGLKLNVMVSSNSPEAQVMQEMLKKVGIVLNIQQIDSATFTTAMGENKYDMAITGHIGLSGDPDYLRLWFLGEASNTWAAREKQFDNAEFQQLAIEQMSELDEDKRKEMVGEMQNILAEELPTLVLYHRPFYYLFKSSDFNGWFNTAGGIADGIPLWDNKAALIDEDN, from the coding sequence ATGATAAATCGTAATAAATTCAGCCTGTTGATCTTGTTCTGTATAGTAGCAATCGTCACGGGGTGTTCGTCGAATGGCAAGACCTCTGAGGTTCAACAAGTTACAACCGAAGTAACTACAACAGCGGATACAATCAAGGATACATCGGCAACTTCTGATCCCATTTCCCGGCTGCGTATGTCTTGGGGTAACAGTGGCTATCCTTCCCCCTTTGCCTTTAGTTCATCAGGACCTGGTGGCTTCCTACGTAACTCCTTCCTATTCGATACGTTAACTTGGAAGGATGAGAATGGAGTTATTCCATGGCTAGCGAAATCATGGAGTATTTCGGAAGATGGCCTTCAATATACATTTGAATTGGAGGAGAATGTCCTATGGCATGACGGTAATTCGCTCACAGCGGATGATGTCGTATTCAGCTTTGAATATTATCAAATACATCCCTTTATGTGGACAGGTGACATCAGTCAGATCCAATCTGTAACGGCTATCGATGATCATAAAGTTCAATTCACATTGAATAATGGTTATGCACCCTTTTTGAGCGATTTGGTAGGTATCGTGCCTATCATTCCTAAGCACGTGTGGACAAATGTGGAAAGTCCGTTAGATTTCCGCGATCCTTCGGCTCTTGTCGGTACAGGTCCCTACACACTGAAGCAGTATGATGAGAAGTCTGGACAATATTTGTTCAATGCAAATGATCATTATTTCAAAGGAAAAGTACTGGTGAAGGAAGTGGCGTACTTAAACCCTGAGAATAAGATACTTGCATTGCAAAAAGGAGAAATAGACACAGCTATGTTGACCAATTATTCTGAGGTTCAACAATTACAGAAAGAGGGATTTGATGTAATCAAGAGCGCACCGACCGGCAGTGCGTTACGTTTAACGTTTAATCTAGATCATCCTCAATTGAAGGATAAGCGTCTGCGTCAGGCAATGGCTTATGCGCTCGATCGCGCTGAAATGGCACGGAAGATTAGCGGAGGCGATCCAATAGTTGGAAACGCTGGTATCATTCCTCCTGATTCACCATGGTATAACTCTTCTGTGAAACAATATGAATATAATATTACGGAAGCAGAGCGTATTCTTGATGAGCTTGGATATGCCAAGAATGCCAATGGAGAACGCGATGGGTTGAAGCTGAATGTAATGGTATCTTCCAATTCACCGGAGGCACAGGTGATGCAGGAAATGCTTAAGAAGGTAGGCATTGTACTGAATATTCAGCAAATAGATTCGGCAACGTTCACTACAGCTATGGGAGAGAATAAATATGATATGGCCATCACCGGGCATATTGGATTAAGTGGAGATCCTGATTATTTGCGGTTATGGTTCCTTGGTGAGGCAAGCAATACTTGGGCAGCAAGAGAGAAGCAGTTTGATAATGCCGAGTTCCAGCAGCTAGCAATCGAGCAGATGTCAGAATTAGATGAAGATAAGCGGAAAGAAATGGTTGGAGAAATGCAGAACATCCTGGCAGAGGAACTGCCTACTCTCGTTCTTTATCATCGTCCATTCTATTACTTGTTTAAATCAAGTGACTTCAATGGGTGGTTCAATACAGCGGGTGGTATAGCAGATGGAATTCCACTATGGGATAACAAGGCAGCGCTGATCGATGAGGATAATTAG
- a CDS encoding ABC transporter ATP-binding protein: protein MLNVQNVTKEFGKRGKKLVAVKDVTLTLLENEIFALIGESGSGKSTLAEIIVGLERPTQGEVIWQGEGDFLSHQAARIQMVFQNPDRSLNPYWKVKDLIAEPLVLKHYSRSAVSTRVEEMLEKVLLPKDLLERRASECSGGQKQRIAIARALTLSPTLLIADEITSALDPKTEQEILDLLLSLKREQKMSILYITHRLETISGFADRVAVMKEGSIVEEGYTDALLKNPNSDYTKALLEACSYS, encoded by the coding sequence ATGTTGAACGTGCAGAATGTGACCAAGGAATTTGGGAAGAGGGGAAAGAAGCTTGTAGCTGTAAAGGACGTTACTTTAACACTGCTTGAGAATGAAATATTCGCCTTGATTGGCGAGAGTGGATCAGGAAAATCGACTCTGGCAGAAATCATCGTCGGTTTGGAAAGACCGACGCAAGGAGAAGTGATATGGCAAGGAGAAGGGGACTTTCTTTCTCATCAGGCTGCACGGATTCAAATGGTATTTCAGAATCCCGACCGATCGCTTAATCCTTATTGGAAAGTAAAAGATCTTATTGCCGAGCCGCTTGTTCTTAAGCATTATTCACGTTCTGCAGTCTCTACGCGTGTTGAAGAGATGCTGGAGAAGGTTCTACTACCGAAGGATTTGCTGGAGCGCAGAGCCTCTGAGTGTTCTGGAGGGCAGAAACAGCGCATAGCAATCGCACGGGCACTTACTCTCTCACCAACTTTACTTATTGCCGATGAGATTACATCAGCACTTGATCCAAAGACGGAGCAAGAGATATTAGATTTGCTTCTCTCACTGAAGCGTGAACAGAAGATGTCAATTCTGTACATTACGCACCGTCTGGAGACGATCAGCGGGTTCGCTGACCGTGTAGCCGTGATGAAGGAGGGGTCCATTGTGGAAGAAGGATATACAGATGCCTTATTGAAAAATCCGAATTCAGATTATACAAAGGCTTTGCTGGAGGCATGCTCTTATTCCTAA
- a CDS encoding DUF4183 domain-containing protein, translating to MPVIKPVYTATSNTPVATGGVITTNVNPTVSRYFATITAGMITTNTTIPAASFADDNDAPIVALPALTVDDYYNVYINGVLQQDALSTLTTASLVLDTTDVSVNVPILLEIANFGNAASTITTQPTISTPTITIIT from the coding sequence ATGCCTGTTATTAAACCGGTCTATACGGCTACATCTAATACTCCGGTTGCGACTGGAGGAGTTATTACTACCAACGTGAACCCAACCGTATCTCGTTACTTCGCAACCATAACTGCTGGAATGATAACGACAAATACAACCATTCCTGCAGCAAGCTTTGCTGACGATAACGATGCCCCTATCGTTGCTCTGCCCGCATTAACTGTAGATGACTATTACAATGTCTACATTAATGGTGTACTCCAACAAGATGCGCTATCTACGCTAACAACAGCTAGTTTAGTATTAGATACAACTGATGTTTCCGTAAATGTGCCCATTTTGCTAGAGATAGCAAACTTCGGAAATGCAGCATCAACTATAACCACTCAACCTACGATTTCTACTCCAACTATCACTATTATTACTTAA
- a CDS encoding ABC transporter permease yields MRIIRQAVTYVSVLIFVVLLNFWLPRILPGGPVDFLIGGGKQGAVFVSEVQKQALLQYYHLNDTLWVQFTQYLKGLFTFDFGLSFTYKSPVYDVISIRLPWTLLIVGISTLLSIIIGLALGLLSAWKHPRRIDRLIFIVMMVLSAVPEFLIGMILLIVFSVNGGLLPLSGAETAFLSSENGLDRILDVAKHALLPIATLTVGSLAGLYLLMRNEAIRVFQEPFIEFAAAKGIGERAVLLRHVARNSALPLVTIIFIRIGGLLSGSVIVETVFSYPGIGKLLQEAILARDYPLLHGLFLMMTVSILCLNMLADLIYPHLDPRIRGAHKGGQS; encoded by the coding sequence ATGAGGATAATTAGACAGGCAGTTACGTATGTTAGTGTTTTGATATTCGTCGTGTTACTCAACTTTTGGCTCCCACGGATTTTGCCAGGTGGCCCCGTCGATTTCCTCATCGGTGGTGGAAAACAAGGAGCGGTATTTGTTTCTGAAGTTCAAAAGCAGGCGTTGCTCCAGTATTATCATCTGAACGACACGTTATGGGTACAATTCACACAGTATTTGAAGGGATTGTTCACGTTTGATTTTGGATTGTCGTTTACTTATAAATCTCCAGTCTATGACGTTATTTCGATCCGATTGCCTTGGACGTTGCTTATTGTGGGTATATCCACTCTTCTTTCCATTATTATTGGATTGGCTCTGGGACTATTATCAGCGTGGAAGCATCCTAGACGTATTGATCGCCTGATTTTTATCGTTATGATGGTACTCAGCGCAGTCCCAGAGTTCTTGATCGGAATGATTCTACTCATCGTATTCTCTGTAAATGGAGGTTTACTCCCCCTCAGTGGGGCAGAGACAGCGTTCCTTTCGTCAGAGAATGGACTTGATCGTATATTAGATGTAGCCAAGCATGCTTTGCTACCCATCGCTACACTAACGGTGGGTAGTCTTGCAGGTCTATACCTATTAATGCGTAATGAAGCCATTCGAGTGTTTCAAGAGCCATTTATTGAATTCGCGGCTGCGAAGGGCATTGGAGAACGTGCTGTCTTGCTTAGGCATGTAGCTCGTAATTCGGCACTTCCGCTCGTAACTATTATCTTCATACGAATAGGTGGACTGTTGTCTGGTTCTGTCATTGTGGAGACGGTATTCTCATATCCTGGGATTGGCAAGTTACTGCAAGAGGCTATTCTCGCAAGGGACTATCCTTTGCTCCATGGGCTATTCCTAATGATGACAGTGAGCATACTTTGCTTGAATATGTTAGCAGATCTCATTTATCCTCATCTTGATCCGCGCATACGTGGCGCACATAAGGGGGGACAGTCATGA
- a CDS encoding LysR substrate-binding domain-containing protein, whose product MTQIAFLPIYPEDNHLYSQFDASILFEEEMPLIIPAGHPWASRKLLYTRDLHRETILIPQSKYICQYIQSQLKLNHVKVRYLQMSTFNMIKQSIKVGLGVSFLPYEAVKNELDNGELVTIPVSSLQIRRKNGFVIRKNTQLSAEEQAFCHKVESYFSSSVK is encoded by the coding sequence ATGACTCAAATTGCGTTCCTTCCTATCTATCCAGAGGACAACCATCTTTACTCTCAATTTGATGCGTCCATACTTTTCGAGGAGGAAATGCCCCTCATCATTCCTGCTGGGCATCCCTGGGCTAGCAGAAAATTGCTATATACGAGGGATTTACACCGCGAGACGATCTTAATTCCACAAAGTAAGTATATTTGCCAATATATCCAAAGTCAGCTCAAACTTAACCATGTCAAGGTACGTTATCTACAAATGAGTACTTTCAATATGATTAAACAGTCCATCAAGGTGGGTTTAGGTGTTTCATTCCTTCCTTATGAAGCAGTGAAAAATGAATTGGACAATGGCGAGCTAGTAACCATTCCAGTGTCTTCCCTACAAATCAGGCGTAAAAACGGCTTTGTCATTCGCAAGAATACACAGCTTAGCGCAGAAGAACAGGCATTCTGTCACAAAGTCGAATCTTATTTCTCTTCATCCGTTAAATAG